Proteins from one Coleofasciculus sp. FACHB-T130 genomic window:
- a CDS encoding ferredoxin: MSDYPTPEQPTPERSGLEPELGGIWRDAPERSGLEPELGGTLRQKGVYVDEITCIGCKHCAHVARNTFYIEPDYGRSRVVRQDGDSEEVIQEAIDTCPVDCIHWVDYTELKKLEQERQYQVIPLIGFPADHAITAVKQRQRKVKKKQPKPIE, encoded by the coding sequence ATGTCTGATTACCCAACTCCTGAACAGCCAACTCCCGAACGTTCTGGCTTGGAGCCAGAGTTAGGTGGTATTTGGCGGGATGCACCGGAACGTTCGGGTTTGGAGCCGGAGTTGGGTGGCACCCTGCGGCAAAAAGGCGTCTATGTTGATGAAATAACCTGTATTGGCTGCAAGCACTGTGCCCATGTTGCTCGCAATACTTTTTATATTGAGCCAGATTATGGGCGATCGCGTGTAGTTCGGCAGGATGGAGACTCAGAAGAAGTCATTCAAGAAGCCATTGACACCTGTCCGGTCGATTGTATCCACTGGGTCGATTACACGGAATTGAAAAAGCTTGAACAAGAGCGGCAATATCAGGTGATTCCATTGATCGGATTCCCTGCTGACCATGCGATTACGGCTGTGAAGCAGCGGCAAAGGAAGGTTAAGAAAAAGCAACCGAAACCAATAGAATAA
- a CDS encoding DUF2997 domain-containing protein — protein METLEFIIYPDGRVQEKVTGITGKSCAEVTAAIEAQLGLVLTQEPTSEFFASVIHQSATATAGATYSEW, from the coding sequence ATGGAAACGCTAGAGTTTATCATTTATCCGGATGGTCGGGTGCAGGAGAAAGTCACCGGAATTACTGGGAAATCCTGTGCCGAAGTGACTGCCGCTATTGAAGCCCAATTGGGTCTGGTACTAACTCAGGAACCGACTTCTGAATTTTTTGCCTCAGTGATTCATCAGAGTGCGACGGCGACAGCCGGGGCAACTTATAGCGAGTGGTAA
- a CDS encoding DUF1257 domain-containing protein — MSHFSNIKTQIRNLVSLEAALTDLGIDWKSGPQTVRGYRGQTLTADVAIEQKNGYDIGFRWNGQEYELVADLQYWQQTGSVERFLNRVTQRYAYHTVVKESAMQGFQVAEQKQNEDGSIRLVVQRWSA, encoded by the coding sequence ATGTCACACTTTAGCAACATCAAAACTCAAATCCGCAATCTTGTCTCGTTAGAAGCCGCTTTGACCGACTTAGGAATAGATTGGAAATCTGGCCCGCAAACAGTGCGCGGCTATCGCGGTCAAACCCTTACGGCTGATGTTGCCATTGAGCAAAAAAATGGTTATGACATTGGTTTTCGTTGGAACGGTCAGGAATACGAACTTGTTGCTGACCTACAGTATTGGCAGCAAACGGGTTCTGTAGAGCGGTTTCTCAACCGAGTGACTCAGCGTTATGCTTACCACACGGTTGTCAAAGAATCTGCAATGCAGGGCTTCCAAGTTGCCGAGCAAAAACAGAATGAAGATGGTTCAATCCGCCTAGTAGTGCAGCGCTGGAGTGCCTAA